From Pristiophorus japonicus isolate sPriJap1 chromosome 7, sPriJap1.hap1, whole genome shotgun sequence, one genomic window encodes:
- the uts1 gene encoding urotensin 1, protein MTPTPLIFLAACLLLVTRIPPAVCRAVDLSIFDRRGTNVNTITDEEIDQSLFYVLKEKLLQSLEQNPKYMMMMIHPRLPPDHLQNVKEIFAKEASRLLRELSLNAENSMTSQKVDPDRVAANAERTKRPADPTHSLDVTFHILREMIKIAKDENDLLQAEKNRKIMEEVGK, encoded by the coding sequence ATGACGCCTACTCCATTGATTTTCCTTGCTGCCTGTTTACTACTTGTCACTCGTATCCCTCCTGCTGTGTGTCGTGCTGTAGATCTGAGTATCTTCGACAGACGGGGTACCAATGTCAACACAATCACTGATGAAGAAATTGATCAATCTCTTTTCTACGTTCTGAAAGAAAAGTTACTCCAGTCTTTGGAGCAAAATCCCAAgtacatgatgatgatgattcacccTCGGCTACCTCCAGATCACCTTCAGAATGTGAAAGAGATCTTTGCTAAAGAAGCCAGTCGTCTCCTGCGTGAACTTTCCTTAAATGCAGAAAACTCCATGACCTCCCAAAAAGTCGACCCAGATAGGGTAGCGGCCAATGCAGAACGCACAAAGAGACCCGCTGACCCAACCCATTCTTTGGATGTCACATTTCACATCTTGAGGGAAATGATTAAGATTGCCAAGGATGAAAATGACTTGCTGCAGGCAGAAAAAAATCGCAAAATTATGGAAGAAGTTGGCAAGTGA